One genomic segment of Ignavibacteriota bacterium includes these proteins:
- a CDS encoding MFS transporter: MNVKVRLGIMMFLQYAIWGAWYVTVGNYMNAIGMTSVIHWAYTVSPISAIISPFFLGMVADRFFATEKVLGVLHIIGGISILLTPFAAETSPTLFILLLLIHMLAYMPTVGLTNSLAFANLNNQEKDFPVIRVFGTIGWIIAGIFVSKILGADESSLPLTIAGIVSLLMGFFSFTLPHTPPPAKGEKTSFRKIIGIDAIKRLNTKSFTIFIISSFLISIPLAVYYAYAPVYINETGIENPAFVMSFGQMSEVVFILIMPMLFPILGVKKMLLTGMAAWALRYFLFALGADDSIAWMIISGVILHGICYDFFFVAGFIYVDKTAPVDIRGQAQGFIILATYGLGMLIGSQIAGILFNNIITGNNLIEWQNFWYIPAIFAAIVMLFFGLMFKENKA; this comes from the coding sequence ATGAACGTAAAAGTAAGATTAGGTATTATGATGTTTCTTCAGTATGCAATTTGGGGGGCATGGTACGTAACGGTTGGAAATTATATGAACGCAATTGGAATGACTTCGGTAATTCATTGGGCTTATACTGTTAGTCCTATTTCAGCAATAATTTCACCGTTTTTTTTGGGAATGGTTGCAGATAGATTTTTTGCAACTGAAAAAGTTTTAGGCGTTTTGCATATCATTGGCGGTATTTCAATTTTATTAACTCCGTTTGCCGCTGAAACATCACCAACGCTTTTCATCTTACTTTTGTTAATTCATATGTTAGCATACATGCCTACTGTTGGATTAACAAATTCATTAGCATTTGCAAATCTTAACAACCAAGAAAAAGATTTTCCCGTAATCAGAGTTTTCGGAACCATCGGCTGGATTATTGCTGGAATATTTGTGAGTAAAATTTTGGGCGCTGATGAATCTTCACTTCCGTTAACAATTGCCGGTATTGTAAGTTTACTTATGGGCTTTTTTAGTTTTACACTTCCACATACTCCACCTCCGGCAAAAGGTGAAAAAACTTCTTTTAGAAAAATTATAGGTATTGATGCGATAAAAAGATTAAATACAAAATCTTTTACAATTTTTATTATAAGTTCATTCTTAATTAGCATTCCTTTGGCTGTTTATTATGCATATGCTCCTGTTTATATAAATGAAACCGGAATTGAAAATCCTGCTTTTGTTATGTCATTCGGACAAATGTCAGAAGTAGTGTTCATTCTAATTATGCCGATGTTATTTCCAATTTTAGGTGTAAAAAAAATGTTGCTTACCGGAATGGCAGCTTGGGCATTACGTTACTTTCTGTTTGCATTAGGAGCAGATGATTCAATTGCATGGATGATAATTTCGGGAGTAATTTTACATGGAATTTGTTATGATTTCTTTTTTGTTGCCGGATTTATTTATGTGGATAAAACTGCTCCAGTTGATATTCGTGGACAAGCTCAAGGGTTTATCATTCTTGCAACATATGGTTTAGGAATGTTAATCGGATCGCAAATTGCCGGTATTTTATTTAATAATATTATCACCGGAAATAATTTAATTGAATGGCAGAATTTCTGGTATATTCCAGCTATTTTTGCTGCAATTGTAATGTTATTTTTTGGATTAATGTTTAAAGAAAATAAAGCTTAA